The genomic DNA CGGCAGGAGCGAAAAGCGGACCAGCTTGTCCATCGCCCAGGTGCCGATGTGCGTGGCCGTAATGTACCGGATGTTGTTCATATCGAAGCAGAGAAGCGCGCCCATCTCCGAGGCACCGAGGGCTTTTTTCACCCGGGCGAGCCGCTCGCGGCGGAGCCGGTCGAAATCGACCCGGGCTTCCCAGTCGATCCCCATCAAGCCATAGGTCTTGAGCCCCATAGGACCTCCCTTCGAGGGTCCAGTGTCCCGACTCCCGGCGTTTCAACCCGAAGGACGACGCTGGACTCCAGGCCGAAAACTACGATCTTCCGCATAAATTCTTGGCCGTCTCCACGACGATCTCGGGTGTCGGTACCGTCCGGTCCTCGAGCACGGGCGAAAATGGCACGGGAACGTCCATTGCGCCCAGCCGTTTCACCGGCGCATCGAGGTGATAGAACGCCTCGTCGACGAGCAGCGAGGCGATTTCGGCGGTGACGCCGTAGCGCCGGTAGCCCTCGTCGAGAACCAGCGCCCGCCCGGTCTTTTTGACCGAGGCGATCAGGGTATCCTTGTCCAGCGGTACGGTCGTTCTCACGTCGACCACCTCCGCCTCGATGCCCATCGGCGCGAGGCGCTCCGCCGCCGCGAGCGCGACCTGCACCATGCTGCTGGTTGCGACGATCGAGATATCCGTGCCGAGGCGCTTGACGTCGGCTACTCCGAAAGGGATCGTGTATTCCCCCTCGGGCACCGGCCCCTTGAGCTGATACATCATCTTGTCTTCGAAAAAGACCACGGGATTGTCGTCGCGGATCGCGCTCTTGAGGAGCCCCTTGGCGTCGTAGGGGGTGGCGGGCAGGGCCACCTTGAGGCCCGGAATGTGACTTACCCAGGCATGCAGGCTCTGGCTGTGCTGCGCGGCGGAGCGGCGCGTGGCGCCGAGCGTGGTGCGCACCACCATCGGCACCTTGAGCTTGCCGCCCGACATGTAGTGGATCTTTGCGGCCTGGTTGACGATCTGATCCATGGCGAGCGTGAGAAAGTCGCCGAACATGATGTCGACCACCGGGCGCATGCCGGTCATCGCCGCGCCGACGGCTATGCCCGTGATGCCTGCCTCCGAAATCGGGGAATCGATGACGCGTCCCGTGCCGAATTCGGCCGCGAGCCCCGAAAGGACCTTGAACGGGGTTCCGGCTTCGGCGACGTCCTCGCCGATGATGAAGACCCGGGGGTCGCGCCGCATCTCCTCGGCCAGAGCTTCCCGGACGGCCTGGGCGAAGGTCAGCTCGCGGGGCGCGCTCTCTCGTGTGGCCGTGGCACTCATAGGACAATCAGCGGGCTGCCGGTTCAGCGGTGCTATGCGTAGACGTGCCGCTCGACCTCGGACGGATCCGGATACGGAGCGGCGAAGGCGAAGTCAACTCCGCCGGCGATCTGGCGTCTTACCTCGTCTTCGATTTGATCGAGCAGACGGCCGTCGGCAAGCCTCGAGCCGAGCAGGCGCGCGGCGAGCAACTTGATCGGATCTCGCCCCTCCCTCCACCGTTGCTCCTCTTCCCTGGAGCGGTAGTAACCGCGGTCGACGTCGCCGACGTGATGGCCGTAAAAGCGGTAAGTGTTGCAGAGCATGAAGGCCGGTCCTTCCCCGGCGCGGGCGCGCTCCACCAGGCGCTGACTGGTCCGGTGAACGGCGATCACGTCCTGGCCGTCCACCGCCTCGCAGGGGACCGCAAAGGCCGCGGGGCGCGCCGCGATCTCCCCCGCCGTCGTTTCCTGGAACCGGGTGTATTCGTTGTAGAGGTTGTTCTCGCAGACGTAGACGACCGGAAGCTTCCACAACGACGCCATGTTCATGCATTCGTACAGCAGCCCCTGCCCCAGCGCGCCCTCGCCGAAGAAACAGACCGCGACGCGGCCGCTGCCGGTCATCTTGGCGCTCAAGGCGGCGCCGGTTGCAATGCCGGCGCTGCCCCCGACGATGGCGTTGGCACCGAGGTTTCCCGTCTCGGCGTCGGCGATGTGCATCGAGCCTCCCTTGCCGCTGCAGTAGCCGGGCGCCTTGCCGAGCAGCTCGGCGAACATGCGCTCCAAACTCGCGCCCTTGGCGAGGCAATGGCCGTGGCCGCGGTGCGTGCTGGTGATGTAGTCGTCGCGCCTCAAAGCCTCGCAGACGCCCACCGCGACCGCCTCCTGCCCGCTGTAGAGATGGGCCAGCCCCGGCATCTTGCCGCTCTGGTAGAGCCGGTTCACCTCTTCTTCGAAGAGGCGAATCGTGAGCATCTGGCGGTAGAACCGAAGCCAGCGCTCATCGCGAGCGGGCCCCGACGATTTTGCGGTCCGGGATTTCGTTTTCCGGTGAGCCATCTACAGGGTCTCGCGTCCGGGTCCGGCGTGCCGGCTGGAATAGCCCGGGCTCCGGGACAAAACATAACAGGTTATCTCTTCCCCGCCATGCGTGCCAGGACCTCGAAGAGCACCGCAAAGTCCCTGTCCGCAAGTCCCATCCCGCGGGCGGCCGTCAGCATCTCGTTGGTCACCGCGGTCGTCGGCAGCGGCACATCGAGCTGCCTGCCCAGTTCCAGCGCGAGCAGCAGATCCTTCTGCATCATGTTGACGTCGAACCAGGCCTCCTCCGGCATCTTGAGAACGAACGGGCCGCGGTACTTCACCATCGGCGAGGCGATCACGCTGTTGAGCAGGACTTCGAGCGCGGTCGCCCGGTCGATCCCGCTTTTTTCCGCGAGCAGCACGCCTTCGCTGAAGGCGAGCATCTGTACCGCCAGGCTGAGGTTGGTCGCGATCTTCATCGAGACGGCAAGGCCGTTGGCGCCGACGTGCGTCACCTTGGGGCCGATGGCCTGCAGGATCGGCAGCGCCGCGGCAAAGGCTTCGGCGTCGCCGCCGACCATGATCGAGAGGTTTCCCTGTTCGAGCGTGGCAACGCTCCCGGAGACGGGCGCATCCAGCATGCGGCCGCCCCGCCGCGCGACCTCGGCCGCCAGCTCGCGGCTGGCCGCGGGACTGACCGTGCTCATGTCGATGTAGAGCTTGCCGGGAGAGATTCCCGCGAGGATCCCGTCGGGGCCGCCGGTGACCGCCTTCAGGGCCTCGGTGCCCGTGACCATGCTGAAGACGAACTCCCCGGCCTCCGCGGCGGCGCGGGGAGTGCTGGCCCATTTCATTCCCGCATCGAGGAGCCAGCGCGCCTTTTCCGCGGTCCGGTTGTAACCGGTCACGGCGTGGCCCGCCTTGAGCAGGCGGTGAACCATCCGGCTGCCCATGACCCCGAGGCCGACAAAGCCGATGTTTGCCATCGTTCCCACGCCCGGCCGCGCGCTCCGGTCTTCGCGGCCGGCTCGTCTCGGATATCTATCCCAGCGGCGGCCGGTTGACAAGCTCCGTCGGCTGCGGCGCAGCGTTGCTTGACAACGGCCGCTTCGCGGATGATAGATGGCAGGGTACGAGGGCTGATCGATGAGCGGCCGGCGCTACTATCGGGATTTTCGCGATCATCTGAGAGCGCTCGAAGAACGCGACAAGCTCGTGCGCATCCACCGGGAGATCGACAAGGACACGGAGCTGATGCCGCTGGTGCGCTGGCAATTTCGCGGGCTCGAGGAAGCCGACCGCAAGGCTTTCCTTTTCGAGAAGGTTGTCGACGCCAAGGGGCGGCGGTTTTCCATGCCCGTCTCGGTCGGCACGCTGGCCGCCACCACGGAGATCTACGGCATCGGCATGATGTGCCGCCCCGAGGAGATTCACGAGCGGTGGACCCGGGCGCAAATGAACCCGATCGATCCGGTGCGGGTGGCAAGCGGCCCGGCGCAGGAGGTGGTCCGGCAAGGCGCCGAGCTGTCGAGCGGGTACGGTCTCGACATGCTCCCGGTGCCGATCTCGACGCCCGGCTTCGACAACGCGCCGTATCTCACGTCGGCGAACTGGATCACGAAGGACCCCGAGACGGGCATTTACAACATCGGCAACTACCGCGGCCAGATCAAGGCGCCGGACCGGGTCGGAGGGCTGTTCACGTCACAGCACATGGGGCAGCACTGGCGCAAGTGCAAGGCGATGGGAAAGCGGCTGGAGGCCGCGATCGCGATCGGCGTCATCCCGAGCATCGCCTACGCCGCGACGGCGAAAATACCTTACGATTTCGACGAGTACCGGCTCGCGGGAGGTCTCGCCGGCGAGCCGGTGGAGGTCGTGCGCTGCAAGACGATCGACCTCGAAGTGCCGGCCACCGCCGAGATCGTCATCGAGGGCACGATTCCCACCGACTCGCTCGAGCCCGAGGGGCCGTTCGGCGAGTATCCGGGGTACATGGGCCACCGGACGATCTCGCCGTACCTCGAGGTCACCTGCATCACACACCGCCGCGACGCCATCTACACCGCGCTCATGAGCCAGTTCCCGCCGAGCGAGAGCAGCAAGATCAAGCACACCGGCACGGAAAAGATTCTCTACAAGTTCCTCCGCCACGACAGCGGCAACGCGGCGGTGCTGGACGTCGCCCTGCACGACGAGGTGAGCGGCAGCGGCCAGGCCTATTGCGTGATCAAGATGCGCAACGCCACCAAGGCCGACGCCTGGCGCGCTCTGAACGCCTCGGCGGGCTTTACGGGAAGCTACGCCAAGATCTGCGTGGCGGTGGACGAAGACATCGACATCCGCGATCCGGCGATGGTCAACTGGGCGATCTGTTTCAACGTTCGTCCCGAGGAAGACGTCGCGGTCGTCCGGGGGAAATCGCCGGGTCTCGATCCGTCGGCGCATCCGCCCGGGAGGGAGAGCCTCGAGGCGCGAATGGCTTCCACCGGCGCGCTGTTGATCAACGCGGTCAGACCCTGGCCCTACACCCCGGTTTCGTTGCCGAAGCGGGAGTACATGGAAAAGGCGAAGGCGTTGTGGGAGGAGCTTGGTCTGCCGCCGCTGAAGCCCCGGATGCCGTGGTACGGCTACAGCCTCGGCGCGTGGACCCGGGAAGACGAGGAAGAGGCTGACCTGGCGGTCCGGGGCGAATGTTTCCGGACCGGGGAGAAGCAAGCGCGGCAGCGGCAGAAGATTTAGTATCGATCGAAAGCGGGCGGAGACCCGGGAGAATAAAAGTTCCCGGTTGCCGGCTTCCGGTTTCCGCTAGGGTCAGGACTCGAGAACCGGCTAGAACAGGCCTGGAATCCAGCGCTTCACGGACCGAAGGTACTCGAGATAAGGCTCGCCGAGCTGCTTTGCCAGCCGTTTTTCGTCCTGCAGGATGCGCGCGTGGAACCATACGGCGGCGCCGAGCATGATCAGGACGCCGAACCACGAACGCAGGACAAGAGCCACGCCGCAGAGATAAATGAGGTGGCCGAGGTACATCGGGTTTCGGCTGCAGGCGTA from Candidatus Zixiibacteriota bacterium includes the following:
- a CDS encoding alpha-ketoacid dehydrogenase subunit beta, with protein sequence MSATATRESAPRELTFAQAVREALAEEMRRDPRVFIIGEDVAEAGTPFKVLSGLAAEFGTGRVIDSPISEAGITGIAVGAAMTGMRPVVDIMFGDFLTLAMDQIVNQAAKIHYMSGGKLKVPMVVRTTLGATRRSAAQHSQSLHAWVSHIPGLKVALPATPYDAKGLLKSAIRDDNPVVFFEDKMMYQLKGPVPEGEYTIPFGVADVKRLGTDISIVATSSMVQVALAAAERLAPMGIEAEVVDVRTTVPLDKDTLIASVKKTGRALVLDEGYRRYGVTAEIASLLVDEAFYHLDAPVKRLGAMDVPVPFSPVLEDRTVPTPEIVVETAKNLCGRS
- a CDS encoding thiamine pyrophosphate-dependent dehydrogenase E1 component subunit alpha, giving the protein MAHRKTKSRTAKSSGPARDERWLRFYRQMLTIRLFEEEVNRLYQSGKMPGLAHLYSGQEAVAVGVCEALRRDDYITSTHRGHGHCLAKGASLERMFAELLGKAPGYCSGKGGSMHIADAETGNLGANAIVGGSAGIATGAALSAKMTGSGRVAVCFFGEGALGQGLLYECMNMASLWKLPVVYVCENNLYNEYTRFQETTAGEIAARPAAFAVPCEAVDGQDVIAVHRTSQRLVERARAGEGPAFMLCNTYRFYGHHVGDVDRGYYRSREEEQRWREGRDPIKLLAARLLGSRLADGRLLDQIEDEVRRQIAGGVDFAFAAPYPDPSEVERHVYA
- a CDS encoding NAD(P)-dependent oxidoreductase, with the translated sequence MANIGFVGLGVMGSRMVHRLLKAGHAVTGYNRTAEKARWLLDAGMKWASTPRAAAEAGEFVFSMVTGTEALKAVTGGPDGILAGISPGKLYIDMSTVSPAASRELAAEVARRGGRMLDAPVSGSVATLEQGNLSIMVGGDAEAFAAALPILQAIGPKVTHVGANGLAVSMKIATNLSLAVQMLAFSEGVLLAEKSGIDRATALEVLLNSVIASPMVKYRGPFVLKMPEEAWFDVNMMQKDLLLALELGRQLDVPLPTTAVTNEMLTAARGMGLADRDFAVLFEVLARMAGKR
- a CDS encoding UbiD family decarboxylase, producing MSGRRYYRDFRDHLRALEERDKLVRIHREIDKDTELMPLVRWQFRGLEEADRKAFLFEKVVDAKGRRFSMPVSVGTLAATTEIYGIGMMCRPEEIHERWTRAQMNPIDPVRVASGPAQEVVRQGAELSSGYGLDMLPVPISTPGFDNAPYLTSANWITKDPETGIYNIGNYRGQIKAPDRVGGLFTSQHMGQHWRKCKAMGKRLEAAIAIGVIPSIAYAATAKIPYDFDEYRLAGGLAGEPVEVVRCKTIDLEVPATAEIVIEGTIPTDSLEPEGPFGEYPGYMGHRTISPYLEVTCITHRRDAIYTALMSQFPPSESSKIKHTGTEKILYKFLRHDSGNAAVLDVALHDEVSGSGQAYCVIKMRNATKADAWRALNASAGFTGSYAKICVAVDEDIDIRDPAMVNWAICFNVRPEEDVAVVRGKSPGLDPSAHPPGRESLEARMASTGALLINAVRPWPYTPVSLPKREYMEKAKALWEELGLPPLKPRMPWYGYSLGAWTREDEEEADLAVRGECFRTGEKQARQRQKI